TAATTCCATACCTTAacgaaatatttgaatattgatGTTTGAACTCTATCTCAAAACGAGGTCATAACTACTTTACTTTAACCTGTTcataattctaaataaaaaaaatctgtgatCATTAGTTTATGTCACATGGTTTAGCAATCACCGTGTTGTATCGAgaaagaatattaaatatgcTGACTGCCAGCACTTCagtacaaataaacttaacaTTAAGTTCGCTTTAACATTCGTAAATTTATTGGACTAGATCAAtggaataaaatcaaaatattttatgttaaaaaaacaccttttatttgtaacacccataaattaaaagttgaaaatatcACACACTATTTGAATTAGCATTTGACACGCGCTATTTGGCTATTTGTTATCCTTTTCTGGTTTGAATTCAGGGACAGAGGTCCAGACACGGTCGAACTCTTTCTTTAGGGTGCTCACAACCGCAGCGTCTGATGTGAGGAGGGTCGCGTCTCTGTTGCAGTTGACTCGCGAAGTCTCGTAATCAATCGATCCAATTACCGCCACTGCTTCTACCAAATCGTCCGAACTATCAATAAGTATAAATTCGTGTTCTAATCGTTCGTTAGATTTGATGACTTTAACCTGGATTCCGCATTTCGCAAACGAATTCAAATGGTGGTAGTTGTCGCTATTGTGTATAGCTATTCTGATCCTGGCATTGTTTCTCTGTTGGACGTTAATGAGGCACTGAGCGATCGTGCCGCTCTCCAGGCTTGGCACGCATATGTCGATACTTTTATTCGCGTGAgctaataaatagtaaatacagtATAGATTGTCTATACCTATTTCTCGCGTTCGCGTTTCGTCTTCCGATCCGTAAAATAGGAATTCGTTGATGTCAGTTTTGTTGGTAGTTTTTGACAAGTTTCTTTGCAAAACTTTGAATGCCAAACCGCAGATGAGTGTTCCGCTGGCGCACAGGGCAGTTTTCCAGACTGGTAAAttcatattgttaaaaaataaaaccttttcTTCAGATTACGAAACAAACGATAAACACTGACTTTGGGTAATGTtgtgtcaatttatttatacccacaaatttattagttataccctacctacttttataaactacatcattcattcatcattttgtaaactacgtcattatatttcaataattattctaTAAGGGCACACCGACTGCGTAACCCGTATGCCTGTCTTTCTATGGAATTGTAATATTGACTACACGCAATTTTTACACAATTGACCAAATACCTAATTGTGACTTGGATTTACATTGCTAGCTGTGATTGTTAGTTTTTccttgaagtaaaaaaaatatacaacagaTACAAATTACTTATGTAATGTACGTTCATACTATCTGAGATCTctgatagtgtggagccggcgtATAACGCACGCGGCTACACGCGCCAGCCATACAATAGGTATAAGTACAAACAAAACGCACGCAAACCCGGTTCGTAGCAGCGCCGCGGTGGGCGGCGGCAGCAATAGTGAAATGAAAGTTTAAAGAATaaattctttttgttttaggTCTTATACGAAgttaaaaaatcatgtcataaATGATTTTCCAAAAACTTTGACAGGTGCTCATGACATGCATAACAGTTGAAAGTGCCGTTTTGACGTAACCTTTTTATACacgtatttttaatgttttataaggaaagttatttttagtCATTTAATAACACTGATCGCTCGTGTTTTCATGTTACGTCAACGGTAAGATTAGGACAATGTCTCAGCCTCGGATGAGAAAGACGAGCGCCGCCGGGGAGGTCCCCAGGGTTCGCTCCACCTTCGTCAAGGCTTCTGGCGATTCCTCTTTGAACCCTAATCGCCAACAGCAACCTAGGAGTCGGAGTAATAATAAGTTACCAAAGAACATACGCTATGACTTAGACAGTGCATTAGTTGGGGTAAGCGCCTGTTGATGTTTGGCAGCAATTAATCAAAGTTGAATATACGTTGGATGGTGTCGCAATTGCATTATGTGCTAACATTTCAGTTATGCGACGTGTGGTTCGATGAGATCAAGCCGCACCTGATCCGCAACAAGATAAAGGTGCACATCCATGGTTCCGGCTCGTGCCCGGCCAGCGGCGACCACCCGCGCGTGCCCCCCGGCGCGCCCGGCTGCTCCCACCTCGACCCAGGTGCTGCCTCTGTACGGGCCACAACTCAGCTCCGACATCCTTTTGTCTTGCACACTCTTTGGTCGTCAAACCACAACTGACACGAGCGATTGTTTCCAATAAATTTATCTGTTGCAACATTTACTTTTGCTTTTGATTGATACAGCTTCTTGAATCACGTATTCGTCATTACAAGCTACAagttttatttcgatttttgaaataacgtacttataattttttcacattttaagtAGGTCATGAATCTATTAGACGTGTACTAAAACATAGAGTAATTGCAAAGCTGGTGTTGTTTGTGGTGCAGCATCGAGCGCACCAGTATGCGAACTATGCCGGCTGCTGTTCAACGCCGCCAACAGCATCGAGAGCGCCGTCGCGCAGGCCGCCAGCACCGCCTCCCTGCCCTGCGTCCCCGCTGCAGCTAATCCTACAATCTATGGTAAATTATGTAGTATTAGCTACCTACGACTATTCctatcttatttataaaaaattaaggcaTACTTTtagccaaaatatattttatcactatcgcactttacaatacttatttatgatCGACAGAACaacacaaaacatacataatttagCTTAATGAAttcattaacttttttataaatataaagaggGTAGATGTCTAAGCGTCAAATTTTAGTCCCAATTTTGAAACTTGCAAAAGAGTAAAAATTTTAACGGGTACAGTAGGacttatattttctaatcTTCACTCTTTATCTTCATACATCTAAGGTGAAGTTCGTGGGAAAATCTATCGTATTATACATTCCGTccaattttcatatatttagtaCCATGATTTTTTCACCCCTCCTTCGTCTCCGTAATTAAAGTACAGTTGTCCAAATAGTTAACGTCTCTtaataactgtattttttttccagaATGCACAaccaaattataaaagaagttTACATCCTAAAAAACACCTCAGTCAATCGGCGTACCAGCGGCATGATCCACCACCCGCGGATACGCGTCATGGAAATTGCACCAGTCACCGACGACCGTTCACAGCTCCTTGTAGGAGGCTCCTTGCAGCGTCTTCTAGGATGCACGACAAGGGATCACAAACACATTTCCGATATTTCGTAAGTAAGCACCTCCTTTAAAGCGCTCTACCGCACACtagctaataaaataacaatatttacacTTACTAAGAGTGTCATCGAAGTCTGATGCATGAAAGTGTAACCTCTCAATATGGTGATTTGTTCTGCGTGTTCAAAACATTTAAGTAAGTTGGTACTTTCCCTTTCTTAGCCTACGGCCTGTAGAAATGTTCTGTAGATTGGTTTGAAATAAAGAAGCCATTGAGAGTATGACGAATTGTGTTCACAAATGTAAATGtgtttactattttaatagaaataacaGAGCAAAATGACATCTCGGCTCCATGCCATAGTCTGTGCACGTCGTCGCCGCTATTAGGTAGTCCTGTGTTCGCTGTGTGTTTACacctgtgatcacaaatatttgtctgcggttctgggtgtgttgtgtcCGTTTCTGTGTGTGTCCGCGTAATCTCCCTATTGCTTCCTGAACTTGTATAGATAGGTATTATAGTAAGGCCAAATTAATTAAGCTATCATCGACAAAAGCCAGATTTAGAAGTAACAGACctttacttttttcaaaaacaaggGGGGATTGGATAGGAGAGGACAGGTGTCTTCGATACGTAAGTGTTGACAATAGTTCTCCACATCATTCATGTTATTATAgcattatttagtttaatctACCACTAGATTTATGTAGTCATCAGCACATCACATTACCCTGCACGaaactctatggcgcggtaatatcgccgagtttgcaataaatttgtgtaggttgatgtgctgttgagtGTAGTGCTttggagataaaatataaatgatttgtttattttatcaaaatctggtaaaatttatcatACCTACCTGTCATTAGGTttgtgtgataaaaataagcacaatttgattatatatacctagtagAAATCTGATTTTTAACGAACCATgtacattttttgccattgcaatatcaaatccaatggtcaagattggttgataaacacccaatGTTGCCAGACAGGAAACAGCGCCCGcatttcttcactttcttgacaaaatatttatattgttacagCTGAACCCAGCAGTGATGGTGGATAAAGAAACCCAGACCCTTCGGCCAGTGCGGCGGCAAACCAGCGCACGAGTGTCGTCACACGGCCCGGTCGCAACTTTCGACCGCTGTCCTGGCAAGACTACTCTCTTGCCAAAATCCAAAGGTCGACCTAAGAGCTGCAGCGACCCCAAGTCACGTCCTTTAAGTAATGTAAGCATGCTTCTCTTATTTTGTAAGTTAACAAAAAGTACGAATGCCACTGATCATATTATCTATTGTCTTTCAGAGTACTAGTTTCCCAGTACGAGATTACGAGGAAAAGAAACTAGAAGTTTTGTACTATAGTCCAAATTCATCGAAATTTAATTCTTCAGTCTCACTTTTAGAGACGCCCAGAGGCAAGCGGAAACGAAAAAACACTAGGAAAATTCCGCCGTGGCGGTGAAACTCGTGCGAACCTACATTAAGCGTTCTCTTTGTGACTTGCAATGCTCTAATGATGTGGATATTATTCGGATTGTATTTTCTTGTTTACTAAGCAGCCAAAACACAATTCACTTTCATACTCATTAAGTTTCTCCTTAGAATTTACGCATATGTAACTTGATAACTCGTCTCTCATAATTCTTCCATGGAAACTGGTGCGACGACAttgatttcttatttaaagttaatgttCGATAATCTTGATTCTCTcgaatatttctttataatctatttattttcacataagGTCTAggttattttatcttatattaataaatgttataatgatattatgtGAGTTTcaaagtcaaataaaaaacaatatcaagTTTTCACACGCGACACTTTAATTGGTATACAACTTTCATTACCACTACATCCTTACTTACGActctttacaaaattacaacaGACATAAGGACTAAATAAGGCAGTACAGGAGTGCTTtccacacaaataaaataatttacaaaacagtCGAACATATACATCACGCTCACTAgacaactaaataaataactcgCACGCGGCCGGGCTTCGATCGCGACCGCGACAGCGCCGCGCCGTCCGGCCGGGGCCGAAGATCGCACGCTCTTTGGATCCGAGAAGAGTTTATGGGAACGTCCTCGCGTCACACTCGCACTCTCACCTAATTCGTGTGTTTCACGTAATCCGTCTCGTAGTAGGCGGTGGCCCCATGGGCGCCCTTCCTATCGAGCGCTCGGACGCGCACGAAAAGAAACGCGGCCACAAGTGATGCCACCACTAGCACTAACAATAACATGACCAGCCCCGCCACGAACGACGGCACTGACATGCATATCGTCTCCGGGTCTGTTGCTGGAGACTGAATCACCACTGTTTCATTCGCCGCCGCGTTGTTCAATGCGAAGTTTACGTCACCCGGCGCTACTACTTGAATTGTGCGACTAGTGTTCACATCTGTCATCTCTTGAGCATCGCGCTTGTAGATGCGATTCGGCTTTGATGTTTCTCTACGCCGCCTCACGCCGACTAGCCTTTCTGGCAAGTCCTCGACGGATCGCGGTCTACCTCCCAGAGTTGCGAGGTTAACATGCGCATCGTCTTTCCTCTTTACAGTGTTATATACTCCACGGCGGCCTGGTGGAGGCGGTGGTGGCAGATTTACTTCATCGTCTTCGCGGGCCGGGGCAGGTGACGACGGACTAGGCGCATTAGGTGTTGATGATACTTGTGCCTGTGGGGGTGGGACGGCGTCATCCCTCTTTTCTGAGAAGGAACCTGAAGAGTCCGCTGGATGGCGTGGGTCGGGGAATGCTGGAGGAACGCCATATTCAGCATGGGGCGATGGTGGTGGAGGTCCGTATTCCGCATGCGGTGAATTTGGTACACCATATTCCGCAGCACCGAGAGAATTACCGCCCAGTAATGGGACCCCATAGTCTGTACCCAGACCACATTTTGGCTCTGGACAATTGTATCTACATACTTGAATTACGCACTGGAAGTGTACATTCATTGAGTCAGGGAACTTGAAGGCTTGGAAATAAGCGAAAGACACTACAGAAGCGGATGGTCCaaagttctttattttttggaaCTTGCTCATTATCTTTGGTCTTACGACGCATCCGTATTGATCAACTAGCTGTATGGGTGCGCGCTTTCCATCGTGTGCGACACAGTTTCGA
This DNA window, taken from Plodia interpunctella isolate USDA-ARS_2022_Savannah chromosome 2, ilPloInte3.2, whole genome shotgun sequence, encodes the following:
- the LOC128682101 gene encoding uncharacterized protein LOC128682101; the encoded protein is MNLPVWKTALCASGTLICGLAFKVLQRNLSKTTNKTDINEFLFYGSEDETRTREIGIDNLYCIYYLLAHANKSIDICVPSLESGTIAQCLINVQQRNNARIRIAIHNSDNYHHLNSFAKCGIQVKVIKSNERLEHEFILIDSSDDLVEAVAVIGSIDYETSRVNCNRDATLLTSDAAVVSTLKKEFDRVWTSVPEFKPEKDNK
- the LOC128682094 gene encoding uncharacterized protein LOC128682094 isoform X2, producing the protein MSQPRMRKTSAAGEVPRVRSTFVKASGDSSLNPNRQQQPRSRSNNKLPKNIRYDLDSALVGLCDVWFDEIKPHLIRNKIKVHIHGSGSCPASGDHPRVPPGAPGCSHLDPGAASHRAHQYANYAGCCSTPPTASRAPSRRPPAPPPCPASPLQLILQSMNAQPNYKRSLHPKKHLSQSAYQRHDPPPADTRHGNCTSHRRPFTAPCRRLLAASSRMHDKGSQTHFRYFVTEPSSDGG
- the LOC128682094 gene encoding uncharacterized protein LOC128682094 isoform X1, coding for MSQPRMRKTSAAGEVPRVRSTFVKASGDSSLNPNRQQQPRSRSNNKLPKNIRYDLDSALVGLCDVWFDEIKPHLIRNKIKVHIHGSGSCPASGDHPRVPPGAPGCSHLDPGAASHRAHQYANYAGCCSTPPTASRAPSRRPPAPPPCPASPLQLILQSMNAQPNYKRSLHPKKHLSQSAYQRHDPPPADTRHGNCTSHRRPFTAPCRRLLAASSRMHDKGSQTHFRYFLNPAVMVDKETQTLRPVRRQTSARVSSHGPVATFDRCPGKTTLLPKSKGRPKSCSDPKSRPLSNSTSFPVRDYEEKKLEVLYYSPNSSKFNSSVSLLETPRGKRKRKNTRKIPPWR
- the dyl gene encoding cuticlin-4, with protein sequence MKRTRLLLAIATLLLQEATCEPPVDSASLPLEHRAGAGYGPPLAPQHSDDPWPLATPDSPKIKHLQVQCEKTHMRVNIEFDRPFYGMIFSKGFYSDPHCMHLKPGTGHLSATFEIFLNSCGMSSSANHNVASYGSPTPSGSYVENTIIVQYDPYVQEVWDQARKLRCTWYDFYEKAVTFRPFQVDMLHAVTANFLGDNLQCWMQIQVGKGPWASEVSGIVKIGQTMTMVLAIKDDENKFDMLVRNCVAHDGKRAPIQLVDQYGCVVRPKIMSKFQKIKNFGPSASVVSFAYFQAFKFPDSMNVHFQCVIQVCRYNCPEPKCGLGTDYGVPLLGGNSLGAAEYGVPNSPHAEYGPPPPSPHAEYGVPPAFPDPRHPADSSGSFSEKRDDAVPPPQAQVSSTPNAPSPSSPAPAREDDEVNLPPPPPPGRRGVYNTVKRKDDAHVNLATLGGRPRSVEDLPERLVGVRRRRETSKPNRIYKRDAQEMTDVNTSRTIQVVAPGDVNFALNNAAANETVVIQSPATDPETICMSVPSFVAGLVMLLLVLVVASLVAAFLFVRVRALDRKGAHGATAYYETDYVKHTN